Within Amycolatopsis sp. FDAARGOS 1241, the genomic segment GCCGCAGCCCGCGATCGTGGCGGCGACTGCGGCGGTCAGCAGCCCGCCGGCGATTCGTGCTCCGTTCACGAACGCTGGCCTCCTTCGTCCGCGACCCGGATGATGGTCTTGCCCGGGATCCGGCGGCGGTCGGGCCCGAACGCGGCAGCCGCCTCGGCCAGCGGCCGCACCTCACCCACGATCGGCTTCAACCGGCCCTCCCGCACCCACCGCGCCAACTCGGCCAACCGCACCCGATCGGGCTCGACCACGAAAAACACCGCCCGCCCGTTCTCCGGCTGCACCACCGGCGGCATCGCGACAGTCACCACCGTCCCACCCGCCCGCAGCAACGCCGTCGAACGCGCCAGCACCTCACCCCCGATCACATCCAGCACCACATCCACCTCACCGACCCCCTCCAACGACTCCGCAGCCAAGTCCACGAACACCTCAGCCCCCAGACCGAGCACGACCTCACGGTCCGCAGCCCGGCCCGTCCCGATCACCCGCGCCCCCACCTCCCGCGCCAGCTGCACCGCGATCGACCCCACCCCGCCCGCCGCCCCGTGAATGAGCACAGTCTGCCCGGCCCTGAGCCCACCGTGGTCGAACAAACCCTGCCACGCGGTCAACCCCGAGATCGGCAACGCCGCCCCCACACTGTGGTCGAGATCCGCCGCCAGCGGGGCCAGGTTGCGCGCCTCCACCGCCGTGTACTCCGCCAGCGACCCATCCCGCGCCCAATCGCACAGCCCGAACACCCGCTGCCCCACCGTCAACCCCGTCGTCCCGAAACCCAGCTCCACGACCACACCCGAGAGCTCATGCCCGGGCACACTCGGCGTGCGATCACGCCCCGCCCGATCCGTCCACGTCGCCGGCCACGCCAGCTCCCCCGGCGTGAAACCCGCGGCATGGACCCGCACAACCACATCGTTCTCCGCAGCATGCGGATACGGCACCTCACCCACCACGAACCCGCCCACCCCGGCCTCACGATCCCGCACAGTAATGGCTTGCATGAAACGTCCTCTCTCGATCAGGTCAGTGACGATCTTCGGCCAGACACGCCGCACCGGCCAGCCGAGGCACGGCAGCGCGGGGCACACGGCGGCGCGCGGCGTGGAGGGTGGCGCTGGCGGACAGCACTCCGACGAACGCGATGTACAGGTAGGTCGTGGTCTCCAGGCCCCACGAAGGCGCCGCGAGCCCGGCGGCGAGGGACGGGAGGCTGAGCGCCGCGTAGCTCACCACGTAGGCGGCGGAGAACACCTCCGAGCGCGTTGCCGCGGTGGTCGCTGCGCTGATGCTGCGCAGCGTTCCGTTGAACGTCAACCCGACACCCAGCCCGGCGATGACCGAGCCGCCGAGGAACACGGCCGCAGAACCGGAGAGCAAAGAAGCCGCCAGCCCCACCGCACCCAGCGTCAGCAGCACCGCGCCCAGCACGGTGGCGGCTCGTGCCGCGAGCCGCGCGGCCCACAGCCCGCCCACGCTGTTGGCGACGAACAGCACCGCGATGCTGAGCCCACCCGCGGCGCTGTACCGCACGTTCAGGACGTCGTGGACCAGCGAAGGGGCGAGTGCGAGGAACAGCCCGGTGACCGACCAGCCCGCGACGATGGCGGGAACGGCGGCGAAGAACTCGGGCCGCGCTTCGCGGGGGACCCCGACCCGCGGCCGCAGCGCCGCCAGCGCTCCCGGGCGCCGGACGACGGGCTCCGGGATCGCGACGACCAGTCCGGCGAGGACCACGAACAGCACGGTCAGCACCGGGAAGATCATCGCGTCGGGGCGGGAACTGACCTGGACGAGCCACCCCGTGACACCCCCGCCGACGGCCAGGCCGAAGCTCGTGCCCACGGCGGTCATCGTCGGCCCCCGGTGCGGGCGGTCCGCCGGCGAGAACTCGACCAGCCCGGCCGCGAGCGCCCCCGTCGCCATCCCGGTGGCGACGCCCTGCACGATCCGGGCGAGCACGAGGGACACGACGCCACCGGCCACCCAGAAGATCGCCGTGCCGGCCGCGGCCACCAAAAGGGCCGCGACCAGCACCGGCCGGCGCCCGACGTGGTCGCTCAGCGAGCCGACCGTCAGCAGGGCGCCGACCAGTCCGGCGACATACACCGCGAAGACCACCGTCAAGACGGTGACCGAAAAACCCCACCGTTGCAGGTAAAGCGGGTAGATCGGCGACGGGGCGCTCGTCGAGGCCATCAGCAGCACGTTGGCGACGACGAGCAGACCGAAGGAAACACCTCGGCCGAACGCTCCCCGGGAGCGGCTCAGGCTGCTCATCGTGGTTCCGCTCAACTCGGCCAGACGGAGCCACGGATGCGCTCGACCATCGTCGCGCTCTTGAAACCAGGAATGAAGTGTTCCAGGACACCGGCGTTCACCGTGCCGTAGGTGGTGTCCGGACGGTGCTTCAACCCGTCGAAGAACGCCTGCAGGAACTCGTTCTTGAAATCACCCCGCGGGTGCGCGGCGAGGATCTCCTCCACCTGCTGCGGATCCAGGGTGTCCAGGCCGAACCCGAGCACATCGGTCAGCACACCCAGGTTCGTCGTGGCCACCTCCGGGCCCATTCGGCCCGGAATACCCGGCGTCGTGTGCAACGCGATCGCCAGCCACACCGTCTCCGCATCCTTCGCCGAGAACCCGTGCTCCAGCAGGAACGCCCGCCCGTGATCAGCCCCGTCGACCTCGAACCGCTGCTCCGTCTCCGAAAACGCCTTCGACAGACCGGTGTCGTGGAACATCGCGGCCAGGTAGAGCAGTTCGGGATCCGGCTGCACGCCAAGGCGCTGCGCGTGCAGCTCACTGAACAGGAACACGCGGCGGGAGTGGTGGTAGATGAGCGGGCTGGTCGTCTCCTGGATGAGCCGGGACGCTTCGGCGACCGCCGCCGTCTCGGGCACTTCCACACCCGCGATGAACTCTGACATGACTTCTGCGCTTCCACTGGTGATGGCCGGACTTGCTGTCCGGCTTCCATGCTGCCGCGCAGCGCCGATTCCGCGCCGCCTTCATCCGGCCAGGAACCACTCAAATCGCGACGCCACCACCGCTGTGGCCCACGCCACTCACCCGTCGATCACGTGCGAGCGCGAGAGCGCCGAAACGAATTCGCCGGGGCGGGTCAGGAACGATTCGTGATCACCGGGAATGCCGATCGGCGTGACCCCGAGCCGAGCGGGGAACCGCGGGCACCACGCGTACTCCCCCGGCGGCATGGCCACATCGCTTTCGCCCACCAGGTAGGTGACGGGCAACCCGAGTGTGGACAGCGCAGGCGCTTTCATGCCTTCTTCGAAATAGCTCATCGGCTGGGGGACGAGCAGGTCGTAAACGAGCTTCCGCACGGGTTCGGGCGTGTCCTGGATGAACGCGTTCTGCCACACCGGATAGGGCAGCACCACCGAATCGTCACCGGACTCCCGAGCCAGCTGCCGGAACAACTCGGCGTGCCCCGGCGGCACGTCCTCCACGAGCGGCACGTCGTTCTCCGGCACGAACGCACTGCAGAAGACCACGCGCCGCAGCCGGTGCGGAACCCGGTGCGCCGCGCCGAAAACGGGGTAACCGCCCCAGCTGTGGCCCACCAGGGTGACGTCGGTCAGGTCCGACGATTCGAGGAAGTCGGCGAGGAAATCGATCGTGTCGCCGAGCCGGAACCGCCGCCCGTCATCGCCGTCCGCGAGCCCCGGCAGGGTCACCGCGACCGCCCGGTGCCCGGCGGCCCGCAACCGGTCCGCGACCGGCCGCCACGACCACGCGCCGTGCCACGCGCCCGGAACCAGAACGTACGTCTCCACCATGGAGTGACTCACCTTCCTGTGGCCTCATTGCCCAAGGGAGCACGGGGCGCTCGCCGTCCCCGTGCTCACCGGTGCTCCGGGCCCGATCCGGCCCGTGGCCGACCGAACATAGCGAGCCGTTCCGTTACAGTCAATCTTTGTAACTAAACCAGCAGGCACCGCAGCGGCGCCCGGCCGCGGAAGCCGGCGACGTGGTGGCCGATGAGGTGCGGATCCTAGATTTTCGCGACGGGCAGGCCCATCGCCGCGCACGTCGTCCTGTCCCCGGGGAACACCCCGACGGCGCCGACCGCGGCGCGGTCGATGTCGACGGCCGCGGGAGTCAGGACGCACGCGACGAGCGGCGGAACGACCCGGGGCAGGCCCGGCTGCCGCCACTGGTAGTAGTCCTCGGCCCAGGCGGTGGCGCAGATCCGCATGCTGCCGGCCGCGGCGTCACCGCGGCCGTCGGGACTGTTGCCGCTGATCCCGAACCTGACGTGCTGGCCGGGTTCGCTGCTGGTGATGTCCGCCATGCGGTAGCAGTAGGCGATCTCGCGCTCGATCGGCGGCGCGGTGGTGACCTGCCCGGGCGCGGCCGGGGTCA encodes:
- a CDS encoding NADP-dependent oxidoreductase translates to MQAITVRDREAGVGGFVVGEVPYPHAAENDVVVRVHAAGFTPGELAWPATWTDRAGRDRTPSVPGHELSGVVVELGFGTTGLTVGQRVFGLCDWARDGSLAEYTAVEARNLAPLAADLDHSVGAALPISGLTAWQGLFDHGGLRAGQTVLIHGAAGGVGSIAVQLAREVGARVIGTGRAADREVVLGLGAEVFVDLAAESLEGVGEVDVVLDVIGGEVLARSTALLRAGGTVVTVAMPPVVQPENGRAVFFVVEPDRVRLAELARWVREGRLKPIVGEVRPLAEAAAAFGPDRRRIPGKTIIRVADEGGQRS
- a CDS encoding MFS transporter, whose protein sequence is MSSLSRSRGAFGRGVSFGLLVVANVLLMASTSAPSPIYPLYLQRWGFSVTVLTVVFAVYVAGLVGALLTVGSLSDHVGRRPVLVAALLVAAAGTAIFWVAGGVVSLVLARIVQGVATGMATGALAAGLVEFSPADRPHRGPTMTAVGTSFGLAVGGGVTGWLVQVSSRPDAMIFPVLTVLFVVLAGLVVAIPEPVVRRPGALAALRPRVGVPREARPEFFAAVPAIVAGWSVTGLFLALAPSLVHDVLNVRYSAAGGLSIAVLFVANSVGGLWAARLAARAATVLGAVLLTLGAVGLAASLLSGSAAVFLGGSVIAGLGVGLTFNGTLRSISAATTAATRSEVFSAAYVVSYAALSLPSLAAGLAAPSWGLETTTYLYIAFVGVLSASATLHAARRRVPRAAVPRLAGAACLAEDRH
- a CDS encoding HD domain-containing protein, with product MSEFIAGVEVPETAAVAEASRLIQETTSPLIYHHSRRVFLFSELHAQRLGVQPDPELLYLAAMFHDTGLSKAFSETEQRFEVDGADHGRAFLLEHGFSAKDAETVWLAIALHTTPGIPGRMGPEVATTNLGVLTDVLGFGLDTLDPQQVEEILAAHPRGDFKNEFLQAFFDGLKHRPDTTYGTVNAGVLEHFIPGFKSATMVERIRGSVWPS
- a CDS encoding alpha/beta fold hydrolase, giving the protein MVETYVLVPGAWHGAWSWRPVADRLRAAGHRAVAVTLPGLADGDDGRRFRLGDTIDFLADFLESSDLTDVTLVGHSWGGYPVFGAAHRVPHRLRRVVFCSAFVPENDVPLVEDVPPGHAELFRQLARESGDDSVVLPYPVWQNAFIQDTPEPVRKLVYDLLVPQPMSYFEEGMKAPALSTLGLPVTYLVGESDVAMPPGEYAWCPRFPARLGVTPIGIPGDHESFLTRPGEFVSALSRSHVIDG